The bacterium genome includes a region encoding these proteins:
- a CDS encoding nucleotidyl transferase AbiEii/AbiGii toxin family protein: MHYIDIFRKFNENKVKYFVIGGLAVNFHGLPRFTYDIDILIEMEDENIKRLIDLLTKWGYKPKVPVNPYDFAIKEIRDSWINDKNMKAFNFYNDKAIISEIDIIIESPVSYKDGIKNAVIFDAEGIAIPVISLGDLVKMKRKANRDIDLYDIKHLGGNYNAGV, from the coding sequence GTGCATTATATTGATATCTTCAGAAAATTTAATGAAAATAAAGTAAAATATTTTGTTATAGGTGGTTTGGCGGTAAACTTCCATGGATTACCACGCTTTACCTATGATATTGATATTCTTATTGAAATGGAAGATGAAAACATAAAACGATTGATTGACCTCCTGACAAAATGGGGATATAAACCTAAAGTACCTGTTAATCCTTATGATTTTGCTATCAAAGAAATACGAGATTCATGGATAAATGATAAAAATATGAAGGCATTTAACTTTTATAATGATAAGGCAATAATATCAGAGATAGATATCATTATAGAAAGTCCTGTTTCATATAAGGATGGAATTAAAAATGCTGTTATTTTTGATGCTGAAGGTATTGCTATTCCTGTTATCTCTCTGGGTGATTTGGTAAAGATGAAAAGAAAAGCAAATAGAGATATTGATTTATATGATATAAAACATTTAGGGGGGAATTATAATGCAGGGGTTTGA